One Pan paniscus chromosome 16, NHGRI_mPanPan1-v2.0_pri, whole genome shotgun sequence DNA segment encodes these proteins:
- the LOC117976090 gene encoding putative golgin subfamily A member 6-like protein 19 isoform X1, protein MLSLLNRRQEERLHEQEERLHEQEERLREQEERLHEQEERLREQEERLHEQEERLHEQEERLHEQEERLCEQEERLHEQEERLHEQEERLHEQEERLHEQEERLREQEERLHEQEERLREQEERLCEQEERLHEQEERLHEQEERLHEQEERLREQEERLCEQEERLHEQEERLREQEERLREQEERLHEQEERLHEQEERLCEQKLPGQERLLEEVEKLLEQERRQEEQERLLERERLLDEVEKLLEQERLRQEDERLWQQETLQELERLRELERMLELGWEALYEQRAEPRSGFEELNNENKSTLQPEQQVKELKKSGELKETVTSDPSKKMWEAGTSLWGGEVPGHRQLQPGDR, encoded by the exons ATGTTGAGTCTCCTGAACAGgagacaggaggagaggctacatgaacaggaggagaggctacatgaacaggaggagaggctacgtgaacaggaggagaggctacatgaacaggaggagaggctacgtgaacaggaggagaggctacatgaacaggaggagaggctacatgaacaggaggagaggctacatgaacaggaggagaggctgtgtgaacaggaggagaggctacatgaacaggaggagaggctacatgaacaggaggagaggctacatgaacaggaggagaggctacatgaacaggaggagaggctacgtgaacaggaggagaggctacatgaacaggaggagaggctacgtgaacaggaggagaggctgtgtgaacaggaggagaggctacatgaacaggaggagaggctacatgaacaggaggagaggctacatgaacaggaggagaggctacgtgaacaggaggagaggctgtgtgaacaggaggagaggctacatgaacaggaggagaggctacgtgaacaggaggagaggctacgtgaacaggaggagaggctacatgaacaggaggagaggctacatgaacaggaggagaggctgtgtgaaCAGAAGCTGCCAGGGCAGGAGAGGCTGCTGGAAGAGGTGGAGAAGCTGTTAGAACAGGAGAGGcggcaggaggagcaggagaggcTGCTGGAGAGGGAGAGGCTGCTGGACGAGGTGGAGAAGCTCCTGGAGCAGGAGAGGCTTCGGCAAGAGGATGAGAGGCTGTGGCAGCAGGAGACTCTGCAGGAGCTGGAGAGGCTGCGGGAGCTGGAGAGGATGCTGGAGCTGGGGTGGGAAGCCCTCTACGAGCAGCGGGCCGAGCCACGCAGCGGCTTCGAGGAGCTG AACAACGAGAACAAGAGCACACTGCAGCCGGAGCAGCAAGTAAAGGAGCTGAAGAAGTCGGGTGAGCTGAAAGAGACTGTAACCTCCGACCCATCCAAGAAGATGTGGGAGGCGGGCACcagcctctggggaggggaggtgccaggccACAGGCAGCTGCAGCCTGGGGACAGGTGA
- the LOC117976090 gene encoding putative golgin subfamily A member 6-like protein 3 isoform X2: MLSLLNRRQEERLHEQEERLHEQEERLREQEERLHEQEERLREQEERLHEQEERLHEQEERLHEQEERLCEQEERLHEQEERLHEQEERLHEQEERLHEQEERLREQEERLHEQEERLREQEERLCEQEERLHEQEERLHEQEERLHEQEERLREQEERLCEQEERLHEQEERLREQEERLREQEERLHEQEERLHEQEERLCEQKLPGQERLLEEVEKLLEQERRQEEQERLLERERLLDEVEKLLEQERLRQEDERLWQQETLQELERLRELERMLELGWEALYEQRAEPRSGFEELVRCPTWGGCPLP, from the coding sequence ATGTTGAGTCTCCTGAACAGgagacaggaggagaggctacatgaacaggaggagaggctacatgaacaggaggagaggctacgtgaacaggaggagaggctacatgaacaggaggagaggctacgtgaacaggaggagaggctacatgaacaggaggagaggctacatgaacaggaggagaggctacatgaacaggaggagaggctgtgtgaacaggaggagaggctacatgaacaggaggagaggctacatgaacaggaggagaggctacatgaacaggaggagaggctacatgaacaggaggagaggctacgtgaacaggaggagaggctacatgaacaggaggagaggctacgtgaacaggaggagaggctgtgtgaacaggaggagaggctacatgaacaggaggagaggctacatgaacaggaggagaggctacatgaacaggaggagaggctacgtgaacaggaggagaggctgtgtgaacaggaggagaggctacatgaacaggaggagaggctacgtgaacaggaggagaggctacgtgaacaggaggagaggctacatgaacaggaggagaggctacatgaacaggaggagaggctgtgtgaaCAGAAGCTGCCAGGGCAGGAGAGGCTGCTGGAAGAGGTGGAGAAGCTGTTAGAACAGGAGAGGcggcaggaggagcaggagaggcTGCTGGAGAGGGAGAGGCTGCTGGACGAGGTGGAGAAGCTCCTGGAGCAGGAGAGGCTTCGGCAAGAGGATGAGAGGCTGTGGCAGCAGGAGACTCTGCAGGAGCTGGAGAGGCTGCGGGAGCTGGAGAGGATGCTGGAGCTGGGGTGGGAAGCCCTCTACGAGCAGCGGGCCGAGCCACGCAGCGGCTTCGAGGAGCTGGTGCGTTGCCCCACCTGGGGAGGCTGCCCTCTTCCCTAG